A genomic stretch from Cloacibacterium caeni includes:
- a CDS encoding TetR/AcrR family transcriptional regulator — protein sequence MKKKFTEKQIHILDIAEELIAQKGFEGTSVRDISAKANINVAMISYYFGSKEKMMVNLYQYRVQKTRETFAEFTHTIKDGKPEMQLKEIINFVTKQLFKFNYFHGFVTQELRHQDRVRDTLLEFYQTFTKVLEDVVQKGIVSGVFKRAAKSEDIVSTIIGTIVFTIRNKNYYEIYLKGNDEDYLANAEKKLKNHLNLCVFSLLGYQI from the coding sequence ATGAAGAAAAAATTTACCGAAAAGCAAATTCATATTCTAGACATCGCGGAAGAGCTTATTGCGCAGAAAGGTTTTGAAGGGACTTCCGTTCGTGATATCTCTGCTAAAGCGAATATCAACGTGGCGATGATTTCTTATTACTTCGGCTCTAAAGAGAAAATGATGGTAAATCTTTACCAATATAGAGTACAGAAAACCAGAGAAACATTTGCTGAATTTACCCATACCATAAAAGACGGAAAACCAGAGATGCAACTCAAAGAAATTATTAATTTCGTAACTAAACAGTTATTTAAATTCAATTATTTTCATGGTTTTGTAACTCAAGAACTCAGACATCAAGATAGAGTGAGAGATACGTTGCTAGAATTCTATCAAACGTTTACCAAAGTTCTGGAAGATGTAGTGCAGAAAGGTATTGTAAGTGGCGTTTTTAAAAGAGCTGCAAAATCTGAAGATATTGTTTCTACCATCATTGGAACCATCGTATTTACCATTAGAAATAAAAATTATTACGAAATTTATCTAAAAGGTAACGACGAAGATTACCTAGCAAATGCCGAAAAAAAACTGAAAAACCATCTTAATCTTTGTGTTTTCTCGCTTTTAGGATATCAAATTTAA
- a CDS encoding DUF2281 domain-containing protein has protein sequence MELTTLQKINNLIKDLPDYLAEELLEYIEYLVYKFHKDEDLSDEQKRVILRGLEDIKYGRSHLDIPAETE, from the coding sequence ATGGAATTAACCACATTACAAAAAATTAATAATCTGATAAAAGATTTGCCAGATTATTTAGCGGAGGAATTATTGGAGTATATAGAATACTTGGTATATAAATTTCACAAAGACGAAGATTTAAGTGACGAGCAAAAAAGAGTAATACTGAGAGGTCTAGAAGACATAAAGTATGGCAGAAGTCATTTAGATATTCCGGCAGAGACAGAGTAA
- the pflA gene encoding pyruvate formate-lyase-activating protein produces the protein MSNHGFIHSYETFGTKDGPGIRFVYFLQGCHLRCLYCHNADTWNKGEKTKMTVDEAFHEIEKVKGFIKSGGVTVSGGEPLMQANFVLELFKKCKENGIHTCVDTNGYLFSEEIKEVLEITDLVLLDIKHIDPEKYLKLTEVELEPTLQFMQYLSEINKPTWLRYVLVPDYTDDAEDLENWAKYVSQFKNVERVDILPFHQMGAHKWKEIGRAYPLENCRPADMEDVKKAVEIFKKYHLPLPDNQK, from the coding sequence ATGTCAAATCACGGATTTATCCATTCATACGAAACTTTCGGCACCAAAGACGGCCCAGGAATTAGATTTGTTTATTTTCTGCAAGGTTGCCATTTGCGTTGCCTCTATTGTCATAACGCTGATACTTGGAACAAAGGCGAAAAAACAAAAATGACGGTTGATGAAGCCTTCCATGAAATCGAAAAAGTAAAAGGTTTTATAAAATCTGGGGGCGTTACCGTTTCGGGTGGCGAACCTTTGATGCAAGCCAATTTTGTCCTGGAATTATTCAAAAAATGTAAAGAAAACGGCATTCACACTTGTGTAGATACCAATGGATATTTGTTCAGTGAAGAAATCAAAGAAGTTTTAGAAATTACAGATTTAGTACTTCTGGACATTAAACACATTGACCCAGAAAAATATCTAAAATTAACAGAAGTAGAGCTAGAACCTACGCTTCAGTTTATGCAATATTTATCTGAAATCAATAAACCAACTTGGCTAAGATATGTTTTGGTTCCTGATTATACAGACGATGCCGAAGATTTAGAAAATTGGGCGAAATATGTTTCTCAGTTCAAAAATGTAGAACGGGTAGATATTTTACCATTTCACCAAATGGGCGCACACAAATGGAAAGAAATTGGCAGAGCCTATCCTCTAGAGAATTGCAGACCAGCTGATATGGAAGATGTAAAAAAAGCAGTGGAGATTTTTAAGAAATACCATTTGCCTTTACCAGATAATCAAAAATAG
- a CDS encoding DUF4126 domain-containing protein, whose product MLDNFPYLPYFISAFIGIGLAAASGFRVFLPMFAVSLASYMGWIPMNENFQWLAGLPTLITTGIATVVEILAYYIPYVDHLLDTASVPLATIAGSIMFAAQFTDLGTFPTWALALIAGGGTAAAISSGFAGTRAASTATTGGLGNSVVATTETAGAGMMTFLALAAPVIAFLVAIALVIVVFILGRKIWNKLRGNLKSEETL is encoded by the coding sequence ATGTTAGACAACTTTCCTTATCTTCCTTACTTCATCAGTGCATTTATCGGCATTGGTTTAGCTGCAGCTTCTGGTTTTAGAGTATTCTTGCCTATGTTTGCAGTAAGTCTCGCTTCTTACATGGGTTGGATTCCCATGAACGAAAACTTTCAATGGTTGGCTGGTTTACCTACGCTCATCACTACAGGAATTGCCACTGTGGTAGAAATTTTAGCGTACTATATTCCGTACGTAGACCATTTATTAGACACCGCTTCTGTTCCGTTAGCTACAATTGCAGGTTCTATCATGTTTGCCGCGCAATTTACAGATTTAGGAACGTTTCCAACTTGGGCACTTGCATTGATTGCAGGAGGAGGAACTGCCGCCGCAATTAGTTCTGGATTTGCAGGAACTCGAGCCGCTTCTACTGCTACAACTGGTGGTCTTGGAAATTCTGTAGTTGCCACCACCGAAACAGCAGGAGCAGGAATGATGACTTTTTTAGCTTTAGCAGCTCCCGTAATTGCGTTTTTGGTAGCGATTGCCCTTGTTATTGTAGTCTTTATTTTAGGAAGAAAAATCTGGAATAAATTAAGAGGAAATCTAAAATCCGAAGAAACTTTATAA
- the pflB gene encoding formate C-acetyltransferase encodes MEATIGFKPGVWQKEINVSDFIRNNYTEYTGDESFLTPATEATNQLWAELSEMFKAEREKGIYDAETKKPSQIDAYGAGYINKNLEKIVGIQTDKPLKRAIFPNGGIRMVEDGLKAYGYELDEATKEIYTKYRVTHNEGVFSAYNSPIRKARNSGIVTGLPDAYGRGRIIGDYRRVPLYGVDFLIKDRQDYFENMECDGMNEEIVRLREEITMQINALKALKKMAESYGFDISKPATNAKEAIQWLYFAYLAATKDQNGAAMSIGRVSTFLDIYIERDIKRGILTEIEAQELIDHFVMKLRIIRFLRTPEYDSLFSGDPVWVTESIGGLNKDGGSYVTKNSFRLLHTLYNLGASPEPNLTVLWSEKLPENWKKYCAKVSIDTSSLQYENDDLMRDCFNDDYGIACCVSPMTLGKQMQYFGARANLPKALLYAINGGIDELTKVQVTPEMPKVEGEYLDFDDVWNKFDKMMDWLAETYIQALNIIHYMHDKYSYEAYEMALHDVNVIRTQACGIAGISIVADSFAAMKYGKVRVIRDENGIAVDYVVEKPYVPYGNNDDNTDKIAAEIVEIFMNKVRKQKTYRNAIPTQSVLTITSNVVYGKKTGNTPDGRREGEPYGPGANPMHGRDTKGAVASLASVAKLPFEHAQDGISYTFAITPETLGKTLDEKQGNLVGLLDGYFNQKGHHLNVNVFNRSLLEDAMQHPEKYPQLTIRVSGYAVNFIKLTKEQQLDVINRTITECF; translated from the coding sequence ATGGAAGCAACTATTGGTTTTAAACCCGGAGTTTGGCAAAAGGAAATTAACGTAAGTGATTTTATTAGAAATAATTACACAGAATATACCGGAGACGAAAGCTTCTTAACTCCTGCTACTGAAGCAACCAATCAACTTTGGGCAGAACTATCTGAAATGTTCAAAGCAGAGAGAGAAAAAGGAATTTATGATGCCGAAACTAAGAAACCATCTCAGATTGATGCTTATGGAGCTGGTTATATCAATAAAAATTTAGAAAAAATCGTAGGAATTCAAACTGATAAGCCTTTAAAAAGAGCTATTTTCCCAAATGGCGGAATTAGAATGGTAGAAGACGGCTTAAAAGCTTACGGTTATGAACTAGACGAAGCAACTAAAGAAATTTATACTAAATATAGAGTTACCCATAACGAAGGGGTTTTCTCTGCTTATAATTCACCGATTAGAAAAGCTAGAAATTCTGGAATCGTAACTGGTTTGCCAGATGCTTACGGAAGAGGTAGAATTATTGGTGACTACAGAAGAGTTCCTTTATATGGTGTGGACTTCTTAATTAAAGATCGTCAAGATTATTTCGAAAATATGGAGTGTGATGGTATGAACGAAGAAATCGTAAGACTTCGTGAAGAAATCACTATGCAAATTAATGCGTTGAAAGCACTTAAAAAAATGGCAGAATCTTATGGTTTTGACATTTCTAAACCTGCAACCAATGCTAAAGAAGCTATTCAATGGTTATATTTCGCTTATTTAGCAGCTACTAAAGACCAAAATGGTGCTGCAATGTCTATTGGTAGAGTTTCTACTTTCCTAGATATTTACATTGAAAGAGATATTAAAAGAGGTATTCTTACAGAAATTGAAGCACAGGAATTAATAGACCATTTCGTAATGAAATTAAGAATCATCAGATTCTTGAGAACTCCAGAATATGATTCACTTTTCTCTGGTGATCCAGTTTGGGTAACAGAATCAATTGGTGGTTTAAATAAAGACGGCGGTTCTTATGTAACCAAAAACTCTTTCAGATTATTACACACTTTATACAATTTAGGTGCATCTCCAGAACCAAACTTAACTGTTCTTTGGAGCGAAAAATTACCAGAAAACTGGAAAAAATATTGCGCTAAAGTTTCTATCGACACTTCATCTCTTCAATATGAAAATGATGATTTAATGAGAGATTGCTTTAATGATGATTATGGAATTGCTTGTTGCGTTTCTCCAATGACTTTAGGAAAACAAATGCAATATTTCGGAGCGAGAGCTAATTTACCTAAAGCTTTATTATATGCCATTAATGGTGGTATTGACGAATTAACTAAAGTTCAAGTAACTCCAGAAATGCCAAAAGTAGAAGGCGAATATCTAGATTTCGATGATGTTTGGAATAAGTTTGATAAAATGATGGATTGGTTAGCAGAAACTTACATCCAAGCATTGAATATTATTCACTACATGCATGATAAATATTCTTATGAAGCTTATGAAATGGCACTTCACGATGTAAATGTTATCAGAACTCAAGCTTGTGGAATTGCAGGAATCTCTATTGTTGCCGATTCATTTGCAGCGATGAAATACGGAAAAGTAAGAGTGATAAGAGACGAAAACGGAATCGCAGTAGACTATGTAGTAGAAAAACCTTACGTTCCTTACGGAAATAACGATGATAATACTGATAAAATCGCAGCAGAAATTGTAGAAATTTTCATGAACAAAGTAAGAAAACAAAAAACTTACCGAAATGCAATTCCTACACAATCTGTTCTTACCATTACTTCAAACGTAGTTTACGGTAAAAAAACAGGAAATACACCAGACGGAAGAAGAGAAGGTGAACCTTACGGACCAGGAGCAAATCCTATGCACGGAAGAGACACAAAAGGTGCAGTAGCTTCACTTGCTTCTGTTGCTAAATTACCTTTCGAACACGCTCAAGATGGTATTTCTTACACTTTTGCGATTACGCCTGAAACTTTAGGAAAAACATTAGACGAAAAACAAGGAAATTTAGTTGGACTTTTAGACGGATATTTCAACCAAAAAGGTCACCATTTAAATGTAAATGTTTTCAACCGTTCATTGTTAGAAGATGCAATGCAACATCCAGAAAAATATCCTCAATTAACCATTAGAGTTTCTGGTTACGCAGTGAATTTCATCAAGTTGACTAAAGAACAGCAATTAGATGTCATCAACAGAACCATAACAGAATGTTTCTAA
- a CDS encoding TatD family hydrolase has translation MIFFNFHHHNPQISYGIYNSTPEEKISEHYFSVGIHPQNIHEQWENDLENLKMISQNPKCLAIGECGLDALVNIDENLQKKIFEAQIIWANSIQKPVIIHCIKRFQELIPFQKIAKVPMIIHGFNKKKAIADEMLKHGFYLSFGKSVLHNLSLQTSLKEIPLEKIFLETDDADFNLTELYQKAAEIKEISVEKLQEQISKNLEILNIQF, from the coding sequence ATGATTTTTTTCAACTTCCATCATCACAACCCACAAATCTCTTACGGAATTTATAATTCTACACCAGAAGAAAAGATTTCAGAGCATTATTTTTCGGTGGGAATTCATCCGCAAAACATCCATGAACAATGGGAAAATGATTTAGAAAATCTGAAAATGATTTCTCAAAATCCAAAATGTTTAGCAATTGGCGAATGTGGTTTGGATGCTTTGGTAAACATCGATGAAAATCTTCAGAAAAAAATTTTCGAAGCGCAAATTATTTGGGCAAATTCTATTCAAAAACCGGTTATCATTCATTGTATAAAGAGATTTCAAGAATTAATTCCTTTTCAAAAAATCGCAAAAGTTCCAATGATTATTCATGGTTTTAATAAGAAAAAAGCAATTGCTGATGAAATGTTGAAACATGGTTTTTATCTAAGTTTTGGAAAATCTGTACTTCACAACTTATCTTTGCAAACTTCTTTGAAAGAAATTCCTTTAGAAAAAATCTTTTTAGAAACAGATGATGCAGATTTTAACCTTACGGAATTGTATCAAAAAGCAGCCGAAATCAAGGAAATTTCTGTAGAAAAATTACAAGAACAGATTTCTAAAAATTTAGAAATTTTAAACATTCAGTTTTAA
- a CDS encoding tRNA threonylcarbamoyladenosine dehydratase, whose protein sequence is MTDWLQRSELLVKKEGLETLKNAKVLVVGLGGVGSFAAEFLARAGVGNMTIVDGDIVDITNINRQLPALHSTVGKDKVEIVAERILDINPEINLVKINEFLSPERMDEILEEHQFDYVLDCIDSVSPKLALIKACRRRKIKLVSSMGAGGKTDPSKVLVRDLSKTNNCYLAKQIRKRLKKEGITKGFRCVFSTEIQKEESLKLTDGSNFKKSFYGTISFMPALFGLNAAAEVINYLLKEPSKKNQEQN, encoded by the coding sequence ATGACAGATTGGTTACAACGTTCGGAACTGCTGGTAAAAAAAGAAGGCTTAGAAACCTTGAAAAACGCTAAAGTTTTAGTGGTAGGATTAGGAGGAGTAGGTTCTTTTGCAGCAGAATTTTTGGCAAGAGCAGGAGTAGGAAACATGACGATTGTAGATGGAGACATTGTAGATATTACCAACATTAACAGACAGTTACCCGCTTTACATTCCACTGTAGGAAAAGATAAAGTAGAAATCGTTGCCGAGAGAATTTTAGACATCAATCCTGAAATTAATTTGGTTAAAATTAATGAATTTCTTTCACCAGAAAGAATGGACGAAATTCTAGAAGAACATCAATTTGATTACGTTTTAGATTGCATAGACAGTGTTTCGCCGAAATTAGCCTTGATTAAAGCTTGTAGAAGAAGAAAAATAAAACTGGTTTCATCGATGGGAGCTGGTGGAAAAACCGACCCAAGTAAAGTTTTGGTAAGAGATTTAAGCAAAACCAATAATTGTTACCTTGCCAAGCAAATCAGAAAAAGATTGAAAAAAGAAGGAATTACCAAAGGTTTCAGATGTGTTTTTTCTACAGAAATTCAAAAAGAAGAAAGTCTAAAACTGACGGATGGAAGCAATTTTAAAAAATCTTTTTACGGAACCATCAGTTTTATGCCTGCACTTTTTGGTTTAAACGCTGCTGCAGAAGTGATTAATTATTTGTTGAAAGAGCCAAGTAAAAAGAATCAAGAGCAAAATTAA
- the rnpA gene encoding ribonuclease P protein component, with product MNYKYPREEKLKQKNEISLLFEKGKWKTCGNLRVISYQIDASTSLSMTTQHKVGVSVSKRYFKKAVHRNRIKRLLREVYRLNKAQFLEKFGENSLTMLFYISPTLPKNYQEIEEEFLKLLKK from the coding sequence TTGAACTACAAATATCCCAGAGAAGAAAAACTCAAGCAAAAAAATGAAATTTCCTTACTTTTTGAGAAAGGAAAATGGAAAACTTGCGGAAATTTGAGAGTGATTTCTTACCAAATAGATGCTTCAACTTCGCTCAGCATGACAACTCAACACAAAGTAGGCGTTTCTGTTTCTAAGAGATATTTTAAAAAAGCTGTTCACAGAAACAGAATCAAAAGACTTTTGCGCGAAGTTTATAGACTCAATAAAGCTCAGTTTTTAGAAAAATTTGGTGAAAATTCCTTAACCATGTTGTTCTACATTTCGCCTACTCTTCCGAAAAATTATCAAGAGATAGAAGAAGAATTTTTAAAACTTCTCAAAAAATAA
- a CDS encoding DUF4251 domain-containing protein: MKKLIYLSFLAILSILYSCSSQINIDPKTLEEITTSNQFTFMAERANPTNFDVINIMNSMPNGNSARMLDLDYGYTVVLKEKELDVTLPYFGRMFNPSYDTSKNSYRFTSKDFTLSKILNKKGNLVYTISPKDVDHVRVIYIEVYKNGNAYVSIDSNDRQPISYNGYLMKNEISKK; the protein is encoded by the coding sequence ATGAAAAAATTAATTTATTTGAGTTTCTTAGCAATACTCTCTATTTTATATTCGTGTTCTTCACAAATTAATATAGATCCCAAAACTTTAGAGGAAATTACAACTTCTAATCAGTTTACTTTTATGGCAGAAAGAGCCAATCCTACCAATTTTGATGTAATCAATATCATGAATTCTATGCCAAATGGAAATTCAGCTAGAATGCTAGATTTAGATTATGGCTACACTGTGGTTTTAAAAGAAAAAGAGCTAGATGTAACTTTGCCTTACTTTGGCAGAATGTTTAATCCAAGTTATGATACCTCTAAAAATAGTTACCGATTTACTTCTAAAGATTTTACACTGAGTAAAATTCTAAACAAAAAAGGGAATTTAGTGTATACCATTTCGCCTAAAGATGTAGACCATGTAAGAGTAATTTACATAGAAGTTTATAAAAACGGAAATGCCTATGTTTCTATAGATTCTAACGACAGACAACCTATTTCTTATAATGGCTACTTGATGAAAAATGAAATTTCTAAGAAATAA
- the scpA gene encoding methylmalonyl-CoA mutase: MRTKIQNVNPDFKNFGFTSNTENYSFEKDGLQLKSSYTSEDSEALKSKGYSAGIAPYLRGPYSTMYVQKPWTIRQYAGFSTAEESNAFYRRNLAAGQKGLSVAFDLATHRGYDSDHPRVVGDVGKAGVAIDSVEDMKILFNEIPLDQISVSMTMNGAVLPILAFYIVAAEEQGVSQEKLSGTIQNDILKEFMVRNTYIYPPEPSMKIIADIFEYTSQNIPKFNSISISGYHMQEAGATPVLEMAYTLADGLEYVRTGIKAGMNVDDFAPRLSFFWAIGMNHFMEIAKMRAARYIWANLLTQFNPQNQKSLALRTHSQTSGWSLTEQEPFNNITRTAIEALSSALGGTQSLHTNALDEAIALPTDYSAKIARNTQIILQQESGICDVVDPMGGSHLVEALTQQMIEEAQKYIDEVEQEGGMTKAIEAGIPKMRIEEAAARKQAKIDSGEEFIIGVNSFKTNQKQPEFEILDIDNTEVRRKQIERLEKIKAERDNAKVEKILTEIREAAKNRDKNLLALSIEAARRRVTLGEISDALESNFGRYKANIKTISGVYAMNANKNEYFEKAVALTQKFEDQEGRRPRIMVAKMGQDGHDRGAKVVATAFADMGFDVDVAPLFQTPEEVAKQAVENDIHILGVSSLAAGHKTLVPQVVEELKKLGADDITIVVGGVIPQQDYDFLYANGADFIFGPGTNLPKSAVEILEKFLG; encoded by the coding sequence ATGAGAACGAAAATTCAAAACGTAAATCCCGATTTTAAAAATTTTGGATTTACTTCTAATACAGAAAACTATTCTTTTGAAAAAGATGGACTTCAACTAAAATCTTCTTACACTTCTGAAGATTCAGAAGCTTTAAAATCAAAAGGTTACAGCGCAGGAATTGCTCCTTATTTAAGAGGGCCATATTCTACGATGTACGTTCAAAAACCTTGGACGATTCGTCAGTACGCAGGTTTTTCTACCGCAGAAGAATCCAATGCTTTTTACAGAAGAAATCTTGCAGCAGGACAAAAAGGACTTTCTGTGGCGTTCGATTTGGCAACGCACAGAGGTTATGATTCAGATCATCCTAGAGTTGTAGGAGATGTAGGAAAAGCAGGAGTTGCCATCGATTCTGTGGAAGATATGAAGATTTTGTTCAATGAAATTCCATTGGATCAAATATCGGTTTCCATGACCATGAATGGAGCAGTTTTACCGATTTTGGCATTTTATATTGTTGCCGCAGAAGAGCAAGGTGTTTCTCAGGAGAAACTTTCGGGAACCATCCAAAATGATATTTTGAAGGAATTTATGGTGAGAAATACTTACATCTATCCGCCAGAACCTTCTATGAAAATAATTGCAGATATTTTCGAATATACTTCTCAAAATATCCCTAAATTCAATTCGATTTCTATCTCAGGTTATCACATGCAAGAAGCAGGAGCAACTCCAGTTTTGGAAATGGCTTATACACTTGCAGATGGTTTAGAATATGTGAGAACGGGGATAAAAGCAGGAATGAATGTAGATGATTTCGCGCCAAGACTATCTTTTTTCTGGGCAATCGGAATGAATCATTTCATGGAAATTGCCAAAATGAGAGCCGCTCGTTATATTTGGGCAAATCTTTTGACACAATTTAATCCTCAAAATCAAAAATCTTTAGCGTTAAGAACACACTCGCAAACTTCTGGTTGGAGTTTAACCGAGCAAGAACCGTTCAATAATATCACCAGAACAGCTATTGAAGCGCTTTCTTCCGCTTTAGGTGGAACACAATCTCTTCACACGAATGCTTTAGATGAAGCTATTGCTTTGCCAACAGATTATTCTGCTAAAATTGCAAGAAATACACAGATTATTCTTCAGCAAGAATCAGGAATTTGTGATGTAGTAGATCCGATGGGTGGAAGTCATTTGGTAGAAGCCTTGACTCAACAAATGATTGAGGAAGCACAGAAATATATCGACGAAGTAGAACAGGAAGGCGGAATGACTAAAGCGATAGAAGCGGGAATTCCGAAGATGAGAATAGAAGAAGCAGCAGCAAGAAAACAAGCGAAAATTGATAGTGGTGAAGAGTTTATCATCGGTGTAAATTCTTTTAAAACCAATCAAAAGCAGCCAGAATTTGAAATTTTAGACATTGATAATACAGAAGTTCGCCGTAAACAAATCGAAAGATTAGAAAAAATAAAAGCAGAACGAGACAATGCTAAAGTAGAAAAAATTTTAACAGAAATTCGTGAGGCGGCTAAAAACAGAGACAAAAATCTTTTGGCGCTAAGTATAGAAGCAGCTAGAAGAAGAGTAACTCTTGGTGAGATTTCAGATGCTTTAGAAAGTAATTTTGGAAGATATAAAGCTAATATCAAAACCATTTCAGGTGTATATGCTATGAATGCTAATAAAAATGAATATTTTGAAAAAGCGGTTGCGCTTACTCAAAAATTTGAAGACCAGGAAGGTCGTAGACCAAGAATTATGGTTGCCAAAATGGGACAAGACGGTCATGACAGAGGTGCAAAAGTAGTAGCAACAGCCTTTGCAGATATGGGATTTGATGTAGATGTGGCTCCGCTTTTCCAAACGCCAGAAGAAGTAGCGAAACAAGCCGTAGAAAATGATATTCATATTTTGGGCGTTTCTTCTTTAGCGGCAGGTCATAAAACCTTGGTTCCGCAAGTGGTAGAAGAACTGAAAAAACTAGGAGCAGATGATATCACGATAGTTGTAGGTGGTGTAATTCCACAGCAAGATTATGATTTCTTGTATGCAAATGGTGCTGATTTTATCTTCGGACCTGGAACGAATTTACCGAAATCAGCTGTAGAAATTTTGGAGAAGTTTTTGGGATAA
- the meaB gene encoding methylmalonyl Co-A mutase-associated GTPase MeaB codes for MNFSTEELLQGILAQDKRILGKAITLIESKKPEHRVLAEELLKKILPYTGKSVRIGITGVPGAGKSTFIESFGKFAISQGKKVAVLAIDPSSSVNKGSILGDKTRMEELAKDENAFIRPSPSSGFLGGVANTTFETMLICEAAGYDYILIETVGVGQSEVLVADISDVILLLKVVGTGDELQGIKRGLMEMVDVIFINKVHEENLKEARMHRSELIHALQFQHPKEKDWKVPVLLGSALHNEGLDEVYEKINDFISLKIKTGRLEEVRKIQAEKRFEYWVHQYILSATKSTHELENQFESHKKNASELKSNPSSEAKIFVESLLNKKL; via the coding sequence ATGAATTTTTCTACAGAAGAACTTTTACAAGGAATATTAGCCCAAGACAAAAGAATTCTTGGGAAAGCCATTACTTTAATCGAAAGTAAAAAGCCAGAGCATAGAGTTTTGGCTGAAGAACTGCTGAAAAAAATCCTGCCTTACACTGGTAAATCAGTAAGAATAGGAATTACCGGAGTTCCTGGTGCTGGGAAATCTACATTTATCGAAAGTTTTGGAAAATTTGCGATTTCACAAGGCAAAAAAGTGGCTGTTTTAGCCATTGACCCAAGTTCTTCGGTGAATAAAGGTTCTATTCTAGGAGATAAAACCAGAATGGAAGAATTGGCAAAAGACGAAAATGCATTTATTCGCCCTAGTCCGAGTTCTGGATTTCTAGGCGGAGTTGCCAATACTACTTTTGAAACTATGCTTATTTGCGAAGCTGCTGGTTATGATTACATTTTGATAGAAACGGTAGGAGTTGGTCAATCAGAAGTTTTGGTTGCGGATATTTCGGATGTGATTTTGTTGCTAAAAGTAGTAGGAACTGGAGATGAATTGCAAGGCATCAAAAGAGGTTTGATGGAAATGGTAGATGTTATTTTCATCAATAAAGTACATGAAGAAAATCTAAAAGAGGCCAGAATGCACCGTTCAGAATTGATTCATGCATTACAATTTCAGCACCCAAAAGAAAAAGATTGGAAGGTTCCTGTTTTGTTAGGTTCCGCTCTTCATAATGAAGGTTTAGATGAGGTTTACGAGAAAATAAATGATTTCATTTCTTTAAAAATAAAAACGGGAAGGTTAGAAGAAGTTAGAAAAATTCAAGCCGAAAAACGTTTTGAATATTGGGTTCATCAATATATTTTAAGTGCAACTAAATCTACCCATGAACTTGAAAATCAGTTCGAAAGCCATAAAAAAAATGCTTCAGAATTGAAATCTAATCCAAGTTCTGAAGCTAAAATTTTTGTAGAAAGTTTATTGAATAAAAAACTTTAA